The Ascochyta rabiei chromosome 15, complete sequence genome window below encodes:
- a CDS encoding tRNA (carboxymethyluridine(34)-5-O)-methyltransferase, with protein sequence MASNDDQGASYEAEHVHEVYEEIASHFSSTRYKPWPIVERFLKEQPDGAVGADVGCGNGKYLAVNNEVFIVGSDRSTNLVKIATQHEPHDVVVADNLSLPHPPHSFDFAISIAVVHHLSTPARRVEAVKCILDLLRPSQAGAEESGGKALIYVWALEQKSSRRGWDEGGEQDVMVPWVMTAKKEKVPKKKKPQKKRGQDTITQNGDEAEKSAEEPAVGRSEETVEAKPEGDKTYLRYYHLYRKGELEEDIEQAGGVVIESGYEKDNWWGIARLK encoded by the exons ATGGCCTCCAACGACGACCAGGGCGCTTCGTATGAAGCCGAGCATGTGCACGAGGTTTACGAAGAGATTGCATCGCATTTCTCATCCACCCGCTACAAG CCATGGCCGATAGTGGAGAGGTTCTTGAAAGAGCAACCAGACGGTGCTGTTGGCGCCGATGTGGGTTGTGGGAACGGGAAATATCTGGCTGTTAACAATGAGGTGTTTATCGTAGGTTCTGATCG GTCAACAAATCTGGTCAAAATTGCAACACAGCACGAACCACACGATGTTGTCGTGGCCGACAATCTTTCCCTTCCGCACCCACCCCACAGTTTCGACTTCGCCATCTCCATAGCTGTTGTTCACCATCTGTCCACACCAGCCCGGCGAGTGGAAGCTGTGAAATGCATCTTGGATCTCCTACGTCCGTCACAAGCAGGCGCAGAGGAGAGCGGAGGCAAAGCACTCATCTACGTCTGGGCACTCGAGCAGAAGAGCAGTCGGCGAGGGTGGGACGAGGGTGGCGAGCAGGACGTCATGGTGCCATGGGTCATGACCgcaaagaaggagaaagtCCCGAAGAAGAAAAAGCCGCAGAAGAAGAGGGGCCAGGACACCATCACGCAAAACGGTGATGAAGCAGAAAAGAGCGCAGAGGAGCCAGCGGTGGGGAGATCAGAAGAAACGGTGGAAGCGAAGCCAGAGGGTGATAAGACATATCTGCGATACTACCACTTATACAGGAAAGGCGAGCTCGAGGAAGACATAGAGCAGGCTGGTGGCGTGGTCATTGAAAGTGGGTATGAAAAGGACAACTGGTGGGGAATTGCAAGGTTGAAGTAG
- a CDS encoding bifunctional phosphoribosylaminoimidazolecarboxamide formyltransferase/IMP cyclohydrolase: MGGQKTAILSVYDKTGLLDLAKGLHEANVRLLASGGTAKMIRQANFPVEDVSAITKAPEMLGGRVKTLHPAVHGGILARNLDSDDSDLSANSIDKIDFVVCNLYPFSETVARINVTIPEAVEEIDIGGVTLLRAAAKNHARVTIISDPNDYHDLLTELKANNGEVSEKSRQRYALKAFEQTSAYDSAISEFFRKKYAGEGDQFLPLRYGANPHQKPATVSMPDKPLPFKVLCGSPGYINLLDALNAWPLVQELSKALNYPAAASFKHVSPAGAAIGVPLSAEERLVYMVDDIEGIEKSGLAQAYARARGADRMSSFGDMIALSHEVDLPTAKIISREVSDGVIAPGYTTEALEILKKKKAGKYLVLQMDNDYVPSAEETRTVYGITLKQHRNDAKIAPADNFNTVIVPKGTGPLPESAQRDLTVATIALKYTQSNSVCYALNGQVVGLGAGQQSRIHCTRLAGDKADNWWMRFHERTLNLKFKKGTKRPSKSNAIDLLCSGLVPDAGIEYDDFAANFEEGQVPKSFTPEERKEWLSKLQGVALSSDAFFPFIDNVFRAHRSGAKYIAAPTGSQNDGAVFETAEKLGITFVEQHIRLFHH; encoded by the exons ATGGGTGGCCAAAAAACTG CTATTCTGTCCGTCTACGACAAGACAGGTCTGCTCGACCTGGCTAAGGGTCTTCATGAGGCCAACGTCCGGCTGCTCGCCTCTGGCGGCACGGCCAAGATGATCCGCCAGGCCAATTTCCCCGTCGAAGATGTCTCTGCCATTACCAAGGCACCTGAGATGCTCGGTGGACGCGTCAAGACGCTTCACCCTGCTGTCCACGGCGGCATTCTCGCACGCAACCTCGACTCGGACGACTCGGACCTCTCGGCAAACAGCATCGACAAGATCGACTTCGTCGTCTGTAACCTATACCCCTTCTCCGAGACCGTCGCCAGGATCAACGTCACCATCCCCGAGGCTGTTGAGGAGATTGACATCGGCGGTGTCACTCTTCTGCGAGCTGCGGCCAAGAACCACGCGCGCGTCACTATCATCAGTGACCCCAACGACTACCACGACCTCCTTACCGAGCTCAAGGCAAACAATGGCGAGGTTTCTGAGAAGAGCAGGCAGCGATACGCTCTCAAGGCTTTCGAGCAGACGTCCGCATACGACAGTGCCATCTCTGAGTTTTTCCGAAAGAAGTACGCTGGCGAGGGCGACCAGTTCCTTCCTCTGCGATACGGCGCCAACCCCCACCAGAAGCCTGCGACGGTCTCCATGCCTGACAAGCCTCTGCCCTTCAAGGTTCTTTGTGGATCACCAGGATACATCAACTTGCTAGATGCATTGAATGCATGGCCCTTAGTCCAGGAGCTGAGCAAAGCGCTGAACTACCCAGCCGCTGCCAGCTTCAAGCATGTGTCTCCCGCCGGTGCCGCTATTGGTGTTCCCCTCAGCGCGGAGGAGAGGCTGGTCTACATGGTCGACGACATCGAGGGTATCGAGAAGTCTGGTCTCGCCCAGGCTTATGCTAGGGCTCGTGGCGCCGACAGGATGTCCAGTTTTGGTGACATGATTGCCCTGTCCCACGAGGTCGACCTGCCAACTGCAAAGATCATCAGCCGAGAGGTTTCTGACGGTGTCATCGCGCCCGGCTACACCACGGAGGCTCTGGAAATCCTCAAGAAAAAGAAGGCTGGCAAGTACCTCGTCCTTCAGATGGACAACGACTATGTTCCATCCGCCGAGGAGACAAGGACGGTCTACGGCATCACTCTTAAGCAGCACCGCAACGATGCCAAGATTGCGCCTGCGGACAATTTCAACACCGTCATTGTCCCCAAGGGTACCGGCCCTCTGCCCGAGTCTGCGCAGCGTGATCTGACGGTGGCTACCATTGCGCTCAAGTACACACAGTCTAACAGTGTCTGCTACGCGCTCAACGGTCAGGTTGTTGGTCTTGGTGCCGGTCAGCAGT CCCGCATCCACTGCACACGTCTAGCAGGCGACAAGGCTGACAACTGGTGGATGCGCTTCCACGAACGTACCCTCAACCTGAAGTTCAAGAAGGGCACCAAGCGTCCCTCCAAGTCTAACGCCATTGATCTCCTCTGCTCCGGTCTCGTCCCCGATGCTGGCATTGAGTACGATGACTTCGCTGCAAATTTTGAGGAAGGCCAGGTCCCTAAGTCGTTCACCCCAGAGGAGCGCAAGGAGTGGTTGTCGAAGCTCCAGGGCGTTGCGCTGTCCTCGGACGCTTTCTTCCCCTTTATCGACAATGTCTTCAGGGCGCACAGGAGTGGTGCCAAGTACATCGCTGCACCAACAGGAAGCCAAAATGACGGCGCCGTCTTTGAGACCGCCGAGAAGCTGGGTATCACGTTCGTCGAGCAGCACATCAGACTGTTCCACCACTAA
- a CDS encoding CAAX prenyl protease, giving the protein MPPPATGWRERLSDMYDSVKGVPEAPTVSPTAAALLSAAFVVIYVLPFYLSATTRPSPTLTRDAPSSIRARTRAVTFSTITCTVITALYLYQHDVSAYRLLHLFGLWPISILDIARGILLVCILFAGPLYENGIVDDDWKDWIKLKGVHETLSSWIGYRNFVVGPVSEEIVWRSLMVPLHLLARFTEKQIVFLTPLYFGIAHVHHLYEFHITHPEVPMLMATLRSLFQFTYTSLFGFFATFLYLRTGNVYTCILAHTFCNWMGLPRLYGRVGVEAGVPIGPPDVDKKNDGSKSAWSHRGQAVAWTVAYYVLLVAGAVGFYFQLFPLTESAHALLAQSTNDKVTAGAKAGIPQLPHQF; this is encoded by the exons ATGCCACCGCCCGCGACCGGTTGGCGAGAGCGTCTCAGCGACATGTACGATAGCGTCAAAGGCG TTCCCGAGGCGCCCACGGTCTCTCCCACCGCTGCGGCTCTACTGTCG GCTGCGTTCGTGGTCATATACGTACTCCCCTTCTATCTGTCAGCGACCACAAGGCCCTCTCCCACCCTCACTCGCGATGCGCCTTCCTCTATACGCGCCAGGACCCGCGCGGTGACCTTTTCTACCATCACCTGTACCGTCATCACCGCACTGTACCTGTACCAACATGATGTTTCCGCCTATCGGCTGCTGCATCTATTCGGTCTGTGGCCAATCTCCATCTTGGATATTGCGCGAGGCATACTCCTAGTGTGCATCTTGTTCGCCGGCCCCCTGTACGAGAATGGAATTGTAGACGATGACTGGAAAGACTGGATCAAGCTGAAGGGAGTACACGAGACGCTAAGCAGTTGGATTGGATATAGAAATTTCGTGGTC GGCCCGGTCAGCGAAGAGATCGTATGGCGCTCGCTCATGGTCCCACTGCACCTACTCGCGCGCTTCACCGAGAAGCAAATCGTCTTCCTGACTCCGCTATACTTTGGCATCGCTCATGTGCACCACCTCTACGAGTTCCACATCACACATCCAGAAGTTCCAATGTTAATGGCTACGCTACGGTCGCTGTTCCAATTTACGTACACGTCGCTGTTTGGTTTCTTTGCTACATTCTTGTACCTCCGTACTGGCAACGTCTATACATGCATACTCGCACACACATTCTGCAATTGGATGGGCCTCCCTCGATTGTACGGGCGTGTTGGTGTGGAAGCTGGAGTACCGATTGGACCACCAGATGTAGACAAGAAGAATGACGGATCGAAGAGCGCATGGTCGCACCGAGGGCAGGCTGTTGCTTGGACAGTAGCGTACTATGTGCTTCTGGTAGCGGGAGCTGTAGGTTTCTACTTCCAGCTGTTCCCCTTGACGGAGAGCGCGCACGCTTTACTGGCCCAATCTACGAACGACAAGGTAACAGCAGGGGCGAAGGCAGGGATCCCGCAGCTACCGCACCAGTTCTGA
- a CDS encoding Eukaryotic translation initiation factor 6, protein MAVRAQFENSNEVGVFSTLTNAYAIVAVGASENFYSVFEAELQDVIPICHATIAGTRIVGRLTAGNKKGLLVPTTTTDQELQHLRNSIPDSVKIQRIEERLSALGNVICCNDHVALVHPDIERETEEIIADVLGVEVFRQTIADNVLTGSYMALSNQGGIVHPKTSIQDQDELSSLLQVPLVAGSVNRGSAVVGAGMVVNDWMAVTGLDTTATELSVVESVFRLGEGGAEKINTTYKDAMVESFY, encoded by the exons ATGGCTGTCCGCGCGCAATTCGAGAACTCCAACGA AGTCGGTGTCTTCTCTACACTCACCAACGCCTATGCGATTGTCGCAGTAGGCGCTTCCGAGAATTTCTACAG TGTCTTCGAAGCTGAACTCCAGGATGTCATTCCTATCTGTCACGCCACAATTGCCGGAACGCGCATCGTCGGCCGTCTGACCGCCGGCAACAAGAAGGGTCTCCTTGTTCCCACCACCACAACCGACCAAGAGCTCCAGCACCTGCGCAACTCGATACCAGACAGCGTCAAGATCCAGAGGATAGAAGAGCGATTATCGGCCCTCGGCAACGTCATATGCTGCAACGACCACGTCGCACTTGTGCATCCCGACATCGAGCGCGAGACGGAGGAGATAATAGCAGATGTGCTTGGCGTAGAGGTCTTCAGGCAGACAATCGCAGACAACGTTCTCACAGGCTCGTACATGGCCTTGAGCAATCAGGGCGGTATCGTGCATCCCAAGACATCGATCCAGGACCAGGATGAACTGTCGAGTCTGCTTCAGGTCCCGCTCGTCGCGGGCAGCGTGAACAGAGGCAGCGCGGTTGTTGGTGCGGGTATGGTTGTGAACGACTGGATGGCCGTCACTGGTCTTGACACAACAGCAACTGAACTCTCTGTCGTTGAAAGTGTCTTCCGTTTGGGCGAAGGTGGGGCTGAGAAGATCAACACGACGTACAAAGATGCCATGGTCGAGTCATTCTACTAG